The genomic segment CCATCGGCTTCGCCTTTATCCTCCAAGACGGCTCCCTCTACACCTGGGGCGGCGACAACTATATCTTCGCGCAGCCTTGGCCCTTCGACATCAGCACGGTCATCGGGGGTCTTTCCTTTCCCCGCTACCGCGCATTCATGATCGGGATCGCGATCATCGTCATGATCGTTCTCTATTTTGGCATCGAGCGAACCCGGCTGGGCGCTATCATGCGTGCGACGGTGGATGACCCGGAAATGGCGCGGGGAATCGGCATCAACACGAATATCGTTTCGATGAGCATCTTCGCCATCGGCGCGCTCCTCGCGGCCATCGGCGGCGTGGTGGGCGGCGCATTCTTCGGGGTCTATCCCGGGCTGGACTTCGAGATTCTACCCTACGCATTCGCGGTGGTGATCATCGGGGGACTCGGCAGTCTCCCCGGCGTCATCGTCGGGAGCATCGTCGTCGGCTTCATGGAGAATTTCGGAACGGCGCTGTTCCCGGAACTGAACTATTTCGCGCTCTTCGCGCCGATGGCGATCATCCTGGCCATCAAGCCGACGGGCCTGTTTGGAAGGGGCTAATTCGTGATGGACTTTTTTACCGCGAATCTCATTCGCGTGGCATTGCGCATCTTGGTGGGGGTGGCCCTTGTCTACGGGCTATACCGCCTGATCCATTGGGCCAATACCCCAGCAAGAAAAACTGTGGCGACTTTGGGAGTCCTTGTTTTCATCGGAGCCATTACCCCCTTTCAAGACCAATTTATCCAGACGCTTTTCACCGAAATCCTGGTCTTCGGCATCATGGCGATGAGCCTGGACATTCTTCTCGGCTTCACGGGGCTCGCCTCGCTCGGCCACGCCGCCTACTACGGCGTGGCGTCCTACGGGACCGCCATCATCATGACCAAAACGGACTGGGTCTGGACATTTGAAATGTACGAATGGGCGAGCAGCATCGGTATGGGAATCCCGTATCTGTTCATCGCCGGGATCATCATCGCCATTTTCTTTTCTGCGTTTTTCGGCTTTCTCGCCATCCGGGCGACCGGCGTCTACTTCCTGATGATCACCCTCTCGCTCGCCATGGTCACC from the bacterium genome contains:
- a CDS encoding branched-chain amino acid ABC transporter permease — protein: MISLSLNSVISLTFNSFSYAALLFLLASGLSLIFGVMRIVNLAHAAFFLFAGYLALEFYNIAYGTLSVMPRLIQLIAWGALYFAYKGLSRVVGMKKSIVILFGIFVLGEIALRYFPLETLEDLMGSSHFYKLFFPNVPLAPIGKTDGVSFLGLIGAVVVAVIGMALGGMLIERYFLRRLGQDTLSQVLVTIGFAFILQDGSLYTWGGDNYIFAQPWPFDISTVIGGLSFPRYRAFMIGIAIIVMIVLYFGIERTRLGAIMRATVDDPEMARGIGINTNIVSMSIFAIGALLAAIGGVVGGAFFGVYPGLDFEILPYAFAVVIIGGLGSLPGVIVGSIVVGFMENFGTALFPELNYFALFAPMAIILAIKPTGLFGRG